One stretch of Chitinophaga pendula DNA includes these proteins:
- a CDS encoding tetratricopeptide repeat protein produces MRFLFLALLLSVATIANGQQKVYDFNPRCKQAFDAIMALRIEDGKALLQTEKQEHPDNLIPYFLDNYADFFPLFFNEDPQEYANRKKSRNERLNKMAEGPDNSPYFLYTQAAIKFQWAMIKVKYGEKWDAVWEIRKAYITLKDNQRRFPQFQPNNMLLGTMQTVFGTIPEGYKWITNILGLKGSLRQGMTTLQSFIDSSAPTAMLFKDESYYYYCYLKLFIENKPEDVWQFIQRKQLDTKNNYLFALMVGNLALNNQKASMGIKVLTERNDSAEYADIEYHNYLFGLLKLTRLDKDANIYLEKFIRNFKGKFYVKEALQRLSWYYYLQGNMEAANKYREQILSRGNTETDADKQALKEAKSGKWPDPLLLKTRLLSDGGFFNDALKLLQSKKAADFPQMEGKLEYAYRLGRIYDELGMDDKAINMYEATIKVGTNRPEYFAARASLQMAYIYEKRHDKAKALQYFQTCLDMKGHDYKNSLDQRSKAGIQRVNGN; encoded by the coding sequence ATGCGTTTTCTCTTCCTGGCCCTCCTGCTGAGTGTAGCAACCATCGCCAACGGTCAACAAAAAGTTTATGACTTCAACCCCAGGTGTAAACAAGCCTTCGACGCCATCATGGCCCTGCGAATAGAAGATGGAAAAGCACTCCTCCAAACCGAAAAACAAGAACATCCCGATAACCTCATCCCTTACTTCCTCGACAACTACGCCGACTTCTTCCCCCTCTTCTTTAACGAAGACCCACAAGAATACGCTAACCGCAAAAAATCCCGCAACGAACGCCTGAACAAAATGGCCGAAGGCCCCGACAACTCACCATACTTCCTCTACACACAGGCCGCCATCAAATTCCAATGGGCCATGATCAAAGTGAAATATGGCGAAAAATGGGACGCCGTATGGGAAATACGCAAAGCTTATATCACCCTCAAAGACAACCAACGCCGGTTCCCCCAGTTCCAACCCAACAACATGCTGCTCGGTACCATGCAAACCGTCTTCGGTACCATACCCGAAGGATATAAATGGATCACCAACATACTGGGCCTCAAAGGAAGCCTCCGCCAGGGAATGACCACCCTCCAGTCTTTCATCGATAGCAGCGCTCCCACCGCCATGCTCTTCAAAGACGAATCCTATTACTACTACTGCTACCTCAAACTATTCATAGAAAATAAACCCGAAGACGTATGGCAGTTCATCCAACGCAAACAACTGGATACAAAAAATAATTACCTCTTCGCCCTAATGGTCGGTAACCTCGCCCTCAACAACCAAAAAGCATCCATGGGCATCAAAGTACTGACCGAAAGAAACGATAGCGCCGAATACGCCGATATCGAATACCATAACTACCTCTTCGGCCTGCTCAAACTCACCCGCCTCGATAAAGATGCCAACATATACCTCGAAAAGTTCATCCGCAACTTTAAAGGCAAATTCTACGTCAAAGAAGCCCTCCAAAGACTCAGCTGGTACTACTACCTCCAGGGCAATATGGAAGCCGCCAATAAATACCGCGAACAAATACTCTCCAGGGGTAACACCGAAACCGATGCCGATAAACAAGCCCTCAAAGAGGCCAAAAGCGGCAAATGGCCAGACCCCCTGCTCCTCAAAACAAGATTACTCAGCGATGGCGGCTTTTTCAACGATGCCCTCAAACTCCTCCAATCCAAAAAAGCCGCCGACTTCCCCCAAATGGAAGGCAAACTCGAATACGCCTACCGCCTCGGCCGCATCTACGACGAACTGGGAATGGACGATAAAGCCATCAACATGTACGAAGCCACCATCAAAGTAGGCACCAACCGCCCCGAATACTTTGCGGCCAGAGCATCCCTCCAAATGGCTTATATCTACGAAAAACGACACGATAAAGCCAAAGCCCTCCAGTACTTCCAGACCTGCCTCGACATGAAAGGCCACGACTACAAAAACTCCCTCGATCAACGCTCTAAAGCCGGCATCCAACGCGTCAACGGCAATTAG
- a CDS encoding type II toxin-antitoxin system Phd/YefM family antitoxin, with translation MLTYTQFRQSLKMYLDNVSKNQDTLIVPRSDGESVVIISLEEYNSYQETLHLMKTEKNRTHLTEPPGKIISL, from the coding sequence TTGTTAACTTACACGCAGTTTAGACAATCACTGAAAATGTATCTGGATAATGTTTCCAAAAACCAGGATACTTTGATAGTGCCTCGAAGCGATGGAGAAAGCGTAGTAATAATCTCCCTGGAGGAGTATAATTCTTATCAGGAGACATTACACCTCATGAAAACAGAAAAGAACAGAACTCATTTAACAGAACCGCCTGGGAAGATTATATCATTATGA
- the recN gene encoding DNA repair protein RecN has product MLQRLTVKNYAIIDHLEIDFSGNFNVITGETGAGKSILLGALSLILGERADPGVLFDKNGKCVIEGLFKVKQTRIADFFHRHELDLEDALIIRREISAAGKSRAFVNDTPVNLSQLSELSQHLVDLHQQFDTLELEKSDFQREVVDALVNKPEQLLQYQQTYQRYLLVLKQLKQLQDQRDNANKELDYNKFLLDELDEAAFTENEIEQLDEELKVLSHAEEIKNILTKVYYQLEEEEQPIVQQLKQIQSSLQALSEYHKDVPTIADRLLSAYVELQDIASDVERINHQIHYDGARIEQVNERLALGYRLLKKHSLSDTASLITLRDQLTQRVDSVLNLDEQLAQLEKDQAALEQSLRQMATTITTNRQKQVAPFEKQVNALLAQVGMPNARLRADITPGPLNPYGQDRIEFLFDANKSNQFAPIRKVASGGELSRLMLCIKSLVAQSVALPTLIFDEIDTGISGEAARQVGIILKDLAKGHQIICITHQPQIAGRADAHYFVYKDAKADKVHTRVRLLEQEERINKIAQMLSGEKPTAAALENAREMVR; this is encoded by the coding sequence ATGTTACAAAGACTAACTGTTAAGAACTACGCTATTATCGATCATCTGGAGATAGATTTCTCCGGCAACTTCAATGTGATCACCGGTGAAACAGGAGCTGGCAAATCCATCCTCCTCGGCGCATTATCCCTCATCCTCGGCGAAAGAGCCGATCCCGGTGTACTGTTTGATAAAAACGGTAAATGCGTCATAGAAGGACTTTTCAAAGTAAAACAAACACGCATCGCCGATTTCTTCCACCGCCATGAACTCGACCTCGAAGACGCCCTCATCATCCGCCGCGAAATCAGCGCCGCCGGCAAATCCCGCGCCTTCGTCAACGATACACCCGTCAACCTGTCCCAGCTCTCCGAACTGAGCCAGCACCTCGTCGACCTCCACCAACAGTTCGATACCCTCGAACTCGAAAAATCCGACTTCCAGCGCGAAGTAGTAGATGCCCTCGTCAACAAACCCGAACAACTACTACAATACCAGCAAACCTATCAACGATACCTGCTGGTATTAAAACAGCTGAAACAACTACAGGACCAAAGAGACAACGCCAACAAAGAACTCGATTATAACAAATTCCTGCTCGACGAACTCGATGAAGCCGCCTTCACCGAAAATGAGATCGAACAACTCGATGAAGAACTCAAAGTACTCAGCCACGCCGAAGAGATCAAAAACATCCTGACTAAAGTATACTACCAGCTGGAAGAAGAGGAACAACCCATCGTACAACAGCTCAAACAAATACAATCCTCCCTGCAGGCACTCTCCGAATACCATAAGGACGTGCCCACCATCGCAGACAGACTCCTGTCCGCATACGTCGAACTGCAGGACATCGCCTCCGATGTAGAACGTATTAACCACCAGATACACTACGATGGCGCCCGCATAGAACAAGTCAACGAACGGCTCGCACTCGGCTACCGCCTCCTCAAAAAACATAGCCTCTCCGATACCGCCAGCCTCATCACCCTCCGAGATCAACTCACCCAACGAGTAGATAGCGTACTCAATCTCGACGAACAACTCGCGCAACTCGAAAAAGACCAGGCCGCCCTCGAACAGTCCCTCCGGCAAATGGCCACCACCATCACCACCAACCGCCAGAAACAGGTCGCACCGTTCGAAAAACAAGTCAACGCCCTCCTGGCACAGGTAGGCATGCCCAACGCCCGCCTCCGCGCAGATATCACCCCCGGCCCCCTCAACCCATACGGCCAGGATCGCATCGAATTCCTCTTCGATGCCAATAAAAGCAACCAGTTCGCCCCCATACGCAAAGTAGCCTCCGGTGGAGAACTTAGCCGCCTCATGCTCTGCATCAAATCACTGGTCGCACAGTCCGTCGCACTACCCACCCTCATATTCGACGAAATAGATACCGGCATCTCCGGCGAAGCAGCCCGGCAGGTAGGTATCATCCTGAAAGACCTCGCCAAAGGCCACCAGATCATCTGTATCACCCACCAACCACAGATCGCCGGCCGCGCCGATGCACACTACTTCGTCTACAAAGACGCCAAAGCCGATAAGGTCCACACACGGGTACGACTGCTCGAACAGGAAGAACGCATCAATAAGATCGCTCAAATGCTCAGCGGCGAAAAACCCACCGCCGCCGCCCTCGAGAATGCCCGCGAAATGGTCAGATAA
- a CDS encoding enoyl-ACP reductase FabI — MAHNLLQGKKGIIFGALDEKSIAWKTALRCVEQGAEIVLTNAPIALRMGEINKLAEICKAPVIPADVTNMDDIKNLFTKTMEHFGGGVDFILHSIGMSMNMRKGKSYTELDYDFNHKTMDISAISLHRVLQTAYQMDAINEWGSVVALTYIAAQRVFPHYSEMADAKSLLESISRSFGFHYGVKKHVRINTISQSPTKTTAGSGVKGFDVFVDYAEKMSPLGNATAEQCADYTVTLFSDLTRMVTMQNLFHDGGFSFTGISQIIANDMEKLQENQ; from the coding sequence ATGGCTCATAATTTATTACAAGGAAAGAAGGGTATCATATTTGGCGCACTGGACGAAAAATCCATCGCTTGGAAAACGGCCCTGCGTTGTGTAGAGCAAGGTGCGGAGATCGTACTCACCAACGCACCGATCGCGCTGCGCATGGGAGAGATCAACAAACTGGCAGAGATCTGTAAAGCGCCTGTAATCCCGGCAGATGTGACCAATATGGACGACATAAAGAACCTGTTCACCAAAACAATGGAACACTTCGGCGGCGGCGTAGACTTTATACTCCACTCCATCGGAATGAGCATGAACATGCGCAAAGGAAAGTCCTATACAGAACTGGACTACGACTTCAATCATAAAACGATGGATATATCCGCCATCTCCCTCCACCGCGTACTGCAAACCGCCTACCAAATGGATGCCATCAACGAATGGGGCTCCGTTGTCGCACTCACCTACATCGCCGCTCAACGAGTATTCCCACACTACAGCGAAATGGCCGATGCCAAATCCCTCCTCGAATCCATCTCCCGTAGCTTCGGATTCCACTATGGCGTTAAAAAACATGTACGTATCAATACCATCTCTCAGTCACCTACAAAAACAACCGCCGGTAGCGGCGTAAAAGGTTTCGACGTATTCGTTGACTACGCCGAAAAAATGAGCCCCCTAGGCAACGCTACCGCCGAACAATGCGCTGATTACACCGTAACATTATTCTCCGATCTCACCCGCATGGTCACTATGCAGAACCTGTTCCACGATGGTGGATTCTCCTTCACAGGTATCTCCCAGATCATCGCTAACGATATGGAAAAACTCCAGGAGAACCAATAA
- a CDS encoding DUF2795 domain-containing protein produces MYWTLELASYLEDAPWPATKDELIDYAIRSGAPIEVIENLQELEDEGEIYEGIEDIWSDYPSQDDFFFNEDEY; encoded by the coding sequence ATGTACTGGACATTAGAATTAGCTTCGTACCTGGAGGATGCTCCATGGCCAGCTACAAAAGACGAACTCATCGACTACGCCATCCGTTCCGGTGCACCGATTGAAGTGATTGAAAATTTGCAGGAACTGGAGGATGAGGGTGAAATTTACGAGGGAATAGAAGATATCTGGTCTGATTATCCGTCGCAAGATGACTTCTTTTTTAATGAGGACGAATATTAG